One genomic region from Salvelinus fontinalis isolate EN_2023a unplaced genomic scaffold, ASM2944872v1 scaffold_0216, whole genome shotgun sequence encodes:
- the LOC129844736 gene encoding leucine-rich repeat-containing protein 4C-like, whose product MLITMISSLQRQTMRDPRLRGARSYPLFVLLLALQILAVAGLVRAQTCPSVCSCSNQFSKVICTRRSLRDVPDGISTNTRYLNLQDNLIQVIKVDSFKHLRHLEILQLSKNHIRNIEIGAFNGLASLNTLELFDNRLTTIPNGAFEYLSKLKELWLRNNPIESIPSYAFNRVPSLRRLDLGELKRLSYISDGAFQDLSNLRYLNLGMCNLKEIPNILPLVRLEELEMSGNQISVIGPGSFAGLANLQKLWMMHAQIQTIERNSFDDLQSLVELNLAHNNLTLLPHDLFTPLHRLERVHLHHNPWNCNCDILWLSWWLKETVPANTSCCARCHTPASYRGRYIGELEHSYFQCDVPVIVEPPADRNVTEGMAAELKCRTSSLTSVSWLTPNGSLVTHGAYKVRLAVLNDGTLNFTTVTMQDTGTYTCMVSNTAGNISASAVLNVTSVENSGVTYFTTVTVETTETVDDSQTPALPPIGWVSSSTTRGPPVQTRTTERTYTVSVLDLDGEGDRGLEEVMKTTKIIIGCFVAITLMAAVLLVIFYKMRKQNHQQDPDGPASSMEVITVEEELAGVAAMETHLHLPPLEHYNHYNTYRSTYHHSHTQEPLLIQASSKDNVQETQI is encoded by the coding sequence ATGCTGATCACAATGATCTCCTCCCTCCAGCGCCAGACAATGAGAGATCCTAGGCTGAGGGGGGCTCGGTCCTATCCCCTCTTTGTGCTGCTGTTGGCCCTCCAGATCCTGGCGGTGGCCGGCCTGGTGCGTGCCCAGACCTGCCCCTCTGTCTGCTCCTGCAGCAACCAGTTCAGCAAGGTGATCTGCACCCGCCGAAGCCTGCGAGATGTCCCCGACGGCATCTCAACCAACACACGCTACCTGAACCTGCAGGACAACCTCATCCAGGTGATCAAGGTGGACAGCTTCAAGCATCTACGGCACCTGGAAATCCTGCAGCTGAGCAAGAACCACATTCGCAACATTGAGATTGGCGCCTTCAACGGCCTGGCCAGTCTCAACACCCTGGAGCTGTTCGACAACcgtctcaccaccatccccaatgGGGCCTTCGAGTACCTCTCCAAGCTCAAGGAGCTGTGGCTGAGGAACAACCCCATTGAGAGCATCCCGTCGTATGCCTTCAACCGGGTCCCCTCGCTGCGAAGACTGGACCTGGGAGAGCTCAAGCGGCTCTCCTACATCTCAGATGGAGCCTTCCAGGACCTCAGCAACCTGCGCTACCTGAACCTGGGCATGTGCAACCTCAAGGAGATCCCCAACATCCTACCCTTGGTCAGGCTGGAGGAGCTAGAGATGTCAGGGAACCAGATCTCTGTCATAGGGCCTGGCTCTTTCGCAGGGCTGGCGAACTTGCAGAAGTTGTGGATGATGCACGCTCAGATCCAGACCATCGAGAGGAACTCCTTTGACGACCTCCAGTCCCTGGTAGAGCTCAACCTGGCCCACAACAACCTCACCCTGTTGCCCCATGACCTCTTCACCCCCCTGCACCGCCTGGAGAGAGTCCATCTGCACCATAACCCCTGGAACTGTAACTGTGACATCCTGTGGCTTAGCTGGTGGCTGAAGGAGACAGTGCCTGCCAACACCAGCTGCTGTGCCCGCTGCCACACCCCAGCCAGCTACAGGGGTCGCTACATCGGCGAGCTAGAGCACAGCTACTTCCAGTGCGATGTGCCTGTCATCGTGGAGCCGCCGGCGGACCGCAACGTCACAGAGGGCATGGCGGCTGAGCTCAAGTGCAGAACGAGCTCGTTGACCTCGGTAAGCTGGCTCACCCCCAACGGGTCTCTGGTGACCCACGGGGCGTACAAGGTGCGTCTGGCTGTCCTCAACGACGGGACGTTGAACTTCACCACTGTCACCATGCAGGACACGGGGACTTACACCTGCATGGTGAGCAACACGGCGGGCAACATCTCCGCCTCTGCCGTCCTCAACGTCACCTCGGTGGAGAACAGCGGCGTCACCTACTTCACCACAGTCACCGTGGAGACCACAGAGACAGTAGACGACAGCCAGACTCCTGCTCTTCCACCGATTGGCTGGGTATCATCTTCGACCACCAGGGGGCCTCCGGTCCAGACCAGGACCACAGAGCGGACCTACACCgtctctgttctggacctggacGGGGAGGGGGACCGCGGCTTGGAGGAGGTGATGAAGACCACCAAGATCATCATCGGCTGCTTCGTGGCCATCACGCTTATGGCCGCCGTCTTGCTGGTTATTTTCTACAAGATGAGGAAGCAGAACCACCAACAGGACCCCGATGGCCCCGCCTCCTCCATGGAGGTCAtcacagtggaggaggagctCGCTGGTGTCGCTGCCATGGAGACCCACTTACACCTGCCCCCATTGGAGCATTACAACCATTACAACACTTACAGGAGCACCTACCACCACTCCCACACACAGGAACCTTTACTGATTCAAGCCAGCTCCAAAGACAATGTGCAAGAGACCCAAATTTGA